A portion of the Macaca mulatta isolate MMU2019108-1 chromosome 4, T2T-MMU8v2.0, whole genome shotgun sequence genome contains these proteins:
- the MAMU-A gene encoding major histocompatibility complex, class I, A isoform X6, whose product MAVMAPRTLLLVLSGVLALTQTRAGSHSMRYFYTSMSRPGRGQPRFIAVGYVDDTQFVRFDSDAASQRMEPRAPWVEQEGPEYWDSQTRIMKADTQSYRESLRNLRGYYNQSEAGSHTIQRMLGCDLGPDGRLLRGYHQHAYDGKDYIALNEDLRSWTAADLAAQNTQRKWEAARAAEPWRAYLEGECLEWLRRYLENGKETLQRADPPKTHVTHHPVSDHEATLRCWALGFYPAGITLTWKRDGEDQTQDTELVETRPAGDGTFQKWAAVVVPSGEEQRYTCHVQHEGLPKPLTLRWEPSSQSTIPTVGIVAGLVLLGTVVTGAVVAAVMWRRKSSDRKGGNYSQAASNDSAQGSDVSLTACKEVQLHSLPVSVAWT is encoded by the exons ATGGCGGTCATGGCGCCCCGAACCCTCCTCCTGGTGCTCTCAGGGGTCCTGGCCCTGACCCAGACCCGGGCGG GCTCCCACTCCATGAGGTATTTCTACACCTCCATGTCCCGGCCCGGCCGCGGGCAGCCCCGCTTCATCGCCGTGGGCTACGTGGACGACACGCAGTTCGTGCGGTTCGACAGCGACGCCGCGAGCCAAAGGATGGAGCCGCGGGCGCCGTGGGTGGAGCAGGAGGGTCCAGAGTATTGGGACTCGCAGACACGGATCATGAAGGCCGACACACAGAGCTACCGAGAGAGCCTGCGGAACCTCCGCGGCTACTACAACCAGAGCGAGGCCG GGTCTCACACCATCCAGAGGATGCTTGGCTGCGACCTGGGGCCCGACGGGCGCCTCCTCCGCGGGTATCACCAGCACGCCTACGACGGCAAGGATTACATCGCCCTGAACGAGGACCTGCGCTCCTGGACCGCCGCGGACTTGGCGGCTCAGAACACCCAGCGCAAGTGGGAGGCGGCCCGTGCGGCGGAGCCGTGGAGAGCCTACCTGGAGGGCGAGTGCCTGGAGTGGCTCCGCAGATACCTGGAGAACGGGAAGGAGACGCTGCAGCGCGCGG ACCCCCCCAAGACACATGTGACCCACCACCCCGTCTCTGACCATGAGGCCACCCTGAGGTGCTGGGCCCTGGGCTTCTACCCTGCGGGGATCACACTGACATGGAAGCGGGATGGGGAGGACCAAACTCAGGACACGGAGCTCGTGGAGACCAGGCCTGCAGGAGATGGAACCTTCCAGAAGTGGGCGGCTGTGGTGGTGCCTTCTGGAGAGGAGCAGAGATACACCTGTCATGTGCAGCATGAGGGTCTGCCCAAGCCCCTCACCTTGAGATGGG AGCCGTCTTCCCAGTCCACCATCCCCACCGTGGGCATCGTTGCTGGCCTGGTTCTCCTTGGAACTGTGGTCACTGGAGCTGTGGTTGCTGCTGtgatgtggaggaggaagagctcAG ATAGAAAAGGAGGGAACTACTCTCAGGCTGCAAGTAA TGACAGTGCCCAGGGCTCTGATGTGTCTCTCACGGCTTGTAAAG AGGTGCAGCTTCATTCCCTCCCTGTGAGTGTGGCCTGGACTTAA
- the MAMU-A gene encoding major histocompatibility complex, class I, A isoform X4: MAVMAPRTLLLVLSGVLALTQTRAGSHSMRYFYTSMSRPGRGQPRFIAVGYVDDTQFVRFDSDAASQRMEPRAPWVEQEGPEYWDSQTRIMKADTQSYRESLRNLRGYYNQSEAGSHTIQRMLGCDLGPDGRLLRGYHQHAYDGKDYIALNEDLRSWTAADLAAQNTQRKWEAARAAEPWRAYLEGECLEWLRRYLENGKETLQRADPPKTHVTHHPVSDHEATLRCWALGFYPAGITLTWKRDGEDQTQDTELVETRPAGDGTFQKWAAVVVPSGEEQRYTCHVQHEGLPKPLTLRWEPSSQSTIPTVGIVAGLVLLGTVVTGAVVAAVMWRRKSSGKEGVRNRKGGNYSQAASSDSAQGSDVSLTACKEVQLHSLPVSVAWT, translated from the exons ATGGCGGTCATGGCGCCCCGAACCCTCCTCCTGGTGCTCTCAGGGGTCCTGGCCCTGACCCAGACCCGGGCGG GCTCCCACTCCATGAGGTATTTCTACACCTCCATGTCCCGGCCCGGCCGCGGGCAGCCCCGCTTCATCGCCGTGGGCTACGTGGACGACACGCAGTTCGTGCGGTTCGACAGCGACGCCGCGAGCCAAAGGATGGAGCCGCGGGCGCCGTGGGTGGAGCAGGAGGGTCCAGAGTATTGGGACTCGCAGACACGGATCATGAAGGCCGACACACAGAGCTACCGAGAGAGCCTGCGGAACCTCCGCGGCTACTACAACCAGAGCGAGGCCG GGTCTCACACCATCCAGAGGATGCTTGGCTGCGACCTGGGGCCCGACGGGCGCCTCCTCCGCGGGTATCACCAGCACGCCTACGACGGCAAGGATTACATCGCCCTGAACGAGGACCTGCGCTCCTGGACCGCCGCGGACTTGGCGGCTCAGAACACCCAGCGCAAGTGGGAGGCGGCCCGTGCGGCGGAGCCGTGGAGAGCCTACCTGGAGGGCGAGTGCCTGGAGTGGCTCCGCAGATACCTGGAGAACGGGAAGGAGACGCTGCAGCGCGCGG ACCCCCCCAAGACACATGTGACCCACCACCCCGTCTCTGACCATGAGGCCACCCTGAGGTGCTGGGCCCTGGGCTTCTACCCTGCGGGGATCACACTGACATGGAAGCGGGATGGGGAGGACCAAACTCAGGACACGGAGCTCGTGGAGACCAGGCCTGCAGGAGATGGAACCTTCCAGAAGTGGGCGGCTGTGGTGGTGCCTTCTGGAGAGGAGCAGAGATACACCTGTCATGTGCAGCATGAGGGTCTGCCCAAGCCCCTCACCTTGAGATGGG AGCCGTCTTCCCAGTCCACCATCCCCACCGTGGGCATCGTTGCTGGCCTGGTTCTCCTTGGAACTGTGGTCACTGGAGCTGTGGTTGCTGCTGtgatgtggaggaggaagagctcAGGTAAGGAAGGGGTGAGGA ATAGAAAAGGAGGGAACTACTCTCAGGCTGCAA GCAGTGACAGTGCCCAGGGCTCTGATGTGTCTCTCACGGCTTGTAAAG AGGTGCAGCTTCATTCCCTCCCTGTGAGTGTGGCCTGGACTTAA
- the MAMU-A gene encoding major histocompatibility complex, class I, A isoform X19, whose product MRYFYTSMSRPGRGQPRFIAVGYVDDTQFVRFDSDAASQRMEPRAPWVEQEGPEYWDSQTRIMKADTQSYRESLRNLRGYYNQSEAGSHTIQRMLGCDLGPDGRLLRGYHQHAYDGKDYIALNEDLRSWTAADLAAQNTQRKWEAARAAEPWRAYLEGECLEWLRRYLENGKETLQRADPPKTHVTHHPVSDHEATLRCWALGFYPAGITLTWKRDGEDQTQDTELVETRPAGDGTFQKWAAVVVPSGEEQRYTCHVQHEGLPKPLTLRWEPSSQSTIPTVGIVAGLVLLGTVVTGAVVAAVMWRRKSSDRKGGNYSQAASSDSAQGSDVSLTACKEVQLHSLPVSVAWT is encoded by the exons ATGAGGTATTTCTACACCTCCATGTCCCGGCCCGGCCGCGGGCAGCCCCGCTTCATCGCCGTGGGCTACGTGGACGACACGCAGTTCGTGCGGTTCGACAGCGACGCCGCGAGCCAAAGGATGGAGCCGCGGGCGCCGTGGGTGGAGCAGGAGGGTCCAGAGTATTGGGACTCGCAGACACGGATCATGAAGGCCGACACACAGAGCTACCGAGAGAGCCTGCGGAACCTCCGCGGCTACTACAACCAGAGCGAGGCCG GGTCTCACACCATCCAGAGGATGCTTGGCTGCGACCTGGGGCCCGACGGGCGCCTCCTCCGCGGGTATCACCAGCACGCCTACGACGGCAAGGATTACATCGCCCTGAACGAGGACCTGCGCTCCTGGACCGCCGCGGACTTGGCGGCTCAGAACACCCAGCGCAAGTGGGAGGCGGCCCGTGCGGCGGAGCCGTGGAGAGCCTACCTGGAGGGCGAGTGCCTGGAGTGGCTCCGCAGATACCTGGAGAACGGGAAGGAGACGCTGCAGCGCGCGG ACCCCCCCAAGACACATGTGACCCACCACCCCGTCTCTGACCATGAGGCCACCCTGAGGTGCTGGGCCCTGGGCTTCTACCCTGCGGGGATCACACTGACATGGAAGCGGGATGGGGAGGACCAAACTCAGGACACGGAGCTCGTGGAGACCAGGCCTGCAGGAGATGGAACCTTCCAGAAGTGGGCGGCTGTGGTGGTGCCTTCTGGAGAGGAGCAGAGATACACCTGTCATGTGCAGCATGAGGGTCTGCCCAAGCCCCTCACCTTGAGATGGG AGCCGTCTTCCCAGTCCACCATCCCCACCGTGGGCATCGTTGCTGGCCTGGTTCTCCTTGGAACTGTGGTCACTGGAGCTGTGGTTGCTGCTGtgatgtggaggaggaagagctcAG ATAGAAAAGGAGGGAACTACTCTCAGGCTGCAA GCAGTGACAGTGCCCAGGGCTCTGATGTGTCTCTCACGGCTTGTAAAG AGGTGCAGCTTCATTCCCTCCCTGTGAGTGTGGCCTGGACTTAA
- the MAMU-A gene encoding major histocompatibility complex, class I, A isoform X8 produces MAVMAPRTLLLVLSGVLALTQTRAGSHSMRYFYTSMSRPGRGQPRFIAVGYVDDTQFVRFDSDAASQRMEPRAPWVEQEGPEYWDSQTRIMKADTQSYRESLRNLRGYYNQSEAGSHTIQRMLGCDLGPDGRLLRGYHQHAYDGKDYIALNEDLRSWTAADLAAQNTQRKWEAARAAEPWRAYLEGECLEWLRRYLENGKETLQRADPPKTHVTHHPVSDHEATLRCWALGFYPAGITLTWKRDGEDQTQDTELVETRPAGDGTFQKWAAVVVPSGEEQRYTCHVQHEGLPKPLTLRWEPSSQSTIPTVGIVAGLVLLGTVVTGAVVAAVMWRRKSSGKEGVRSSDSAQGSDVSLTACKEVQLHSLPVSVAWT; encoded by the exons ATGGCGGTCATGGCGCCCCGAACCCTCCTCCTGGTGCTCTCAGGGGTCCTGGCCCTGACCCAGACCCGGGCGG GCTCCCACTCCATGAGGTATTTCTACACCTCCATGTCCCGGCCCGGCCGCGGGCAGCCCCGCTTCATCGCCGTGGGCTACGTGGACGACACGCAGTTCGTGCGGTTCGACAGCGACGCCGCGAGCCAAAGGATGGAGCCGCGGGCGCCGTGGGTGGAGCAGGAGGGTCCAGAGTATTGGGACTCGCAGACACGGATCATGAAGGCCGACACACAGAGCTACCGAGAGAGCCTGCGGAACCTCCGCGGCTACTACAACCAGAGCGAGGCCG GGTCTCACACCATCCAGAGGATGCTTGGCTGCGACCTGGGGCCCGACGGGCGCCTCCTCCGCGGGTATCACCAGCACGCCTACGACGGCAAGGATTACATCGCCCTGAACGAGGACCTGCGCTCCTGGACCGCCGCGGACTTGGCGGCTCAGAACACCCAGCGCAAGTGGGAGGCGGCCCGTGCGGCGGAGCCGTGGAGAGCCTACCTGGAGGGCGAGTGCCTGGAGTGGCTCCGCAGATACCTGGAGAACGGGAAGGAGACGCTGCAGCGCGCGG ACCCCCCCAAGACACATGTGACCCACCACCCCGTCTCTGACCATGAGGCCACCCTGAGGTGCTGGGCCCTGGGCTTCTACCCTGCGGGGATCACACTGACATGGAAGCGGGATGGGGAGGACCAAACTCAGGACACGGAGCTCGTGGAGACCAGGCCTGCAGGAGATGGAACCTTCCAGAAGTGGGCGGCTGTGGTGGTGCCTTCTGGAGAGGAGCAGAGATACACCTGTCATGTGCAGCATGAGGGTCTGCCCAAGCCCCTCACCTTGAGATGGG AGCCGTCTTCCCAGTCCACCATCCCCACCGTGGGCATCGTTGCTGGCCTGGTTCTCCTTGGAACTGTGGTCACTGGAGCTGTGGTTGCTGCTGtgatgtggaggaggaagagctcAGGTAAGGAAGGGGTGAGGA GCAGTGACAGTGCCCAGGGCTCTGATGTGTCTCTCACGGCTTGTAAAG AGGTGCAGCTTCATTCCCTCCCTGTGAGTGTGGCCTGGACTTAA
- the MAMU-A gene encoding major histocompatibility complex, class I, A isoform X5, with protein sequence MAVMAPRTLLLVLSGVLALTQTRAGSHSMRYFYTSMSRPGRGQPRFIAVGYVDDTQFVRFDSDAASQRMEPRAPWVEQEGPEYWDSQTRIMKADTQSYRESLRNLRGYYNQSEAGSHTIQRMLGCDLGPDGRLLRGYHQHAYDGKDYIALNEDLRSWTAADLAAQNTQRKWEAARAAEPWRAYLEGECLEWLRRYLENGKETLQRADPPKTHVTHHPVSDHEATLRCWALGFYPAGITLTWKRDGEDQTQDTELVETRPAGDGTFQKWAAVVVPSGEEQRYTCHVQHEGLPKPLTLRWEPSSQSTIPTVGIVAGLVLLGTVVTGAVVAAVMWRRKSSGKEGRDLTRSCFCSTPGSDSAQGSDVSLTACKEVQLHSLPVSVAWT encoded by the exons ATGGCGGTCATGGCGCCCCGAACCCTCCTCCTGGTGCTCTCAGGGGTCCTGGCCCTGACCCAGACCCGGGCGG GCTCCCACTCCATGAGGTATTTCTACACCTCCATGTCCCGGCCCGGCCGCGGGCAGCCCCGCTTCATCGCCGTGGGCTACGTGGACGACACGCAGTTCGTGCGGTTCGACAGCGACGCCGCGAGCCAAAGGATGGAGCCGCGGGCGCCGTGGGTGGAGCAGGAGGGTCCAGAGTATTGGGACTCGCAGACACGGATCATGAAGGCCGACACACAGAGCTACCGAGAGAGCCTGCGGAACCTCCGCGGCTACTACAACCAGAGCGAGGCCG GGTCTCACACCATCCAGAGGATGCTTGGCTGCGACCTGGGGCCCGACGGGCGCCTCCTCCGCGGGTATCACCAGCACGCCTACGACGGCAAGGATTACATCGCCCTGAACGAGGACCTGCGCTCCTGGACCGCCGCGGACTTGGCGGCTCAGAACACCCAGCGCAAGTGGGAGGCGGCCCGTGCGGCGGAGCCGTGGAGAGCCTACCTGGAGGGCGAGTGCCTGGAGTGGCTCCGCAGATACCTGGAGAACGGGAAGGAGACGCTGCAGCGCGCGG ACCCCCCCAAGACACATGTGACCCACCACCCCGTCTCTGACCATGAGGCCACCCTGAGGTGCTGGGCCCTGGGCTTCTACCCTGCGGGGATCACACTGACATGGAAGCGGGATGGGGAGGACCAAACTCAGGACACGGAGCTCGTGGAGACCAGGCCTGCAGGAGATGGAACCTTCCAGAAGTGGGCGGCTGTGGTGGTGCCTTCTGGAGAGGAGCAGAGATACACCTGTCATGTGCAGCATGAGGGTCTGCCCAAGCCCCTCACCTTGAGATGGG AGCCGTCTTCCCAGTCCACCATCCCCACCGTGGGCATCGTTGCTGGCCTGGTTCTCCTTGGAACTGTGGTCACTGGAGCTGTGGTTGCTGCTGtgatgtggaggaggaagagctcAGGTAAGGAAGGG AGGGATCTGACCAGGTCCTGTTTTTGTTCTACTCCAGGCAGTGACAGTGCCCAGGGCTCTGATGTGTCTCTCACGGCTTGTAAAG AGGTGCAGCTTCATTCCCTCCCTGTGAGTGTGGCCTGGACTTAA
- the MAMU-A gene encoding major histocompatibility complex, class I, A isoform X1, with protein sequence MAVMAPRTLLLVLSGVLALTQTRAGSHSMRYFYTSMSRPGRGQPRFIAVGYVDDTQFVRFDSDAASQRMEPRAPWVEQEGPEYWDSQTRIMKADTQSYRESLRNLRGYYNQSEAGSHTIQRMLGCDLGPDGRLLRGYHQHAYDGKDYIALNEDLRSWTAADLAAQNTQRKWEAARAAEPWRAYLEGECLEWLRRYLENGKETLQRADPPKTHVTHHPVSDHEATLRCWALGFYPAGITLTWKRDGEDQTQDTELVETRPAGDGTFQKWAAVVVPSGEEQRYTCHVQHEGLPKPLTLRWEPSSQSTIPTVGIVAGLVLLGTVVTGAVVAAVMWRRKSSDRKGGNYSQAASSDSAQGSDVSLTACKEVQLHSLPVSVAWT encoded by the exons ATGGCGGTCATGGCGCCCCGAACCCTCCTCCTGGTGCTCTCAGGGGTCCTGGCCCTGACCCAGACCCGGGCGG GCTCCCACTCCATGAGGTATTTCTACACCTCCATGTCCCGGCCCGGCCGCGGGCAGCCCCGCTTCATCGCCGTGGGCTACGTGGACGACACGCAGTTCGTGCGGTTCGACAGCGACGCCGCGAGCCAAAGGATGGAGCCGCGGGCGCCGTGGGTGGAGCAGGAGGGTCCAGAGTATTGGGACTCGCAGACACGGATCATGAAGGCCGACACACAGAGCTACCGAGAGAGCCTGCGGAACCTCCGCGGCTACTACAACCAGAGCGAGGCCG GGTCTCACACCATCCAGAGGATGCTTGGCTGCGACCTGGGGCCCGACGGGCGCCTCCTCCGCGGGTATCACCAGCACGCCTACGACGGCAAGGATTACATCGCCCTGAACGAGGACCTGCGCTCCTGGACCGCCGCGGACTTGGCGGCTCAGAACACCCAGCGCAAGTGGGAGGCGGCCCGTGCGGCGGAGCCGTGGAGAGCCTACCTGGAGGGCGAGTGCCTGGAGTGGCTCCGCAGATACCTGGAGAACGGGAAGGAGACGCTGCAGCGCGCGG ACCCCCCCAAGACACATGTGACCCACCACCCCGTCTCTGACCATGAGGCCACCCTGAGGTGCTGGGCCCTGGGCTTCTACCCTGCGGGGATCACACTGACATGGAAGCGGGATGGGGAGGACCAAACTCAGGACACGGAGCTCGTGGAGACCAGGCCTGCAGGAGATGGAACCTTCCAGAAGTGGGCGGCTGTGGTGGTGCCTTCTGGAGAGGAGCAGAGATACACCTGTCATGTGCAGCATGAGGGTCTGCCCAAGCCCCTCACCTTGAGATGGG AGCCGTCTTCCCAGTCCACCATCCCCACCGTGGGCATCGTTGCTGGCCTGGTTCTCCTTGGAACTGTGGTCACTGGAGCTGTGGTTGCTGCTGtgatgtggaggaggaagagctcAG ATAGAAAAGGAGGGAACTACTCTCAGGCTGCAA GCAGTGACAGTGCCCAGGGCTCTGATGTGTCTCTCACGGCTTGTAAAG AGGTGCAGCTTCATTCCCTCCCTGTGAGTGTGGCCTGGACTTAA
- the MAMU-A gene encoding major histocompatibility complex, class I, A isoform X7: MAVMAPRTLLLVLSGVLALTQTRAGSHSMRYFYTSMSRPGRGQPRFIAVGYVDDTQFVRFDSDAASQRMEPRAPWVEQEGPEYWDSQTRIMKADTQSYRESLRNLRGYYNQSEAGSHTIQRMLGCDLGPDGRLLRGYHQHAYDGKDYIALNEDLRSWTAADLAAQNTQRKWEAARAAEPWRAYLEGECLEWLRRYLENGKETLQRADPPKTHVTHHPVSDHEATLRCWALGFYPAGITLTWKRDGEDQTQDTELVETRPAGDGTFQKWAAVVVPSGEEQRYTCHVQHEGLPKPLTLRWEPSSQSTIPTVGIVAGLVLLGTVVTGAVVAAVMWRRKSSGKEGVRSPVFVLLQAVTVPRALMCLSRLVKRCSFIPSL; encoded by the exons ATGGCGGTCATGGCGCCCCGAACCCTCCTCCTGGTGCTCTCAGGGGTCCTGGCCCTGACCCAGACCCGGGCGG GCTCCCACTCCATGAGGTATTTCTACACCTCCATGTCCCGGCCCGGCCGCGGGCAGCCCCGCTTCATCGCCGTGGGCTACGTGGACGACACGCAGTTCGTGCGGTTCGACAGCGACGCCGCGAGCCAAAGGATGGAGCCGCGGGCGCCGTGGGTGGAGCAGGAGGGTCCAGAGTATTGGGACTCGCAGACACGGATCATGAAGGCCGACACACAGAGCTACCGAGAGAGCCTGCGGAACCTCCGCGGCTACTACAACCAGAGCGAGGCCG GGTCTCACACCATCCAGAGGATGCTTGGCTGCGACCTGGGGCCCGACGGGCGCCTCCTCCGCGGGTATCACCAGCACGCCTACGACGGCAAGGATTACATCGCCCTGAACGAGGACCTGCGCTCCTGGACCGCCGCGGACTTGGCGGCTCAGAACACCCAGCGCAAGTGGGAGGCGGCCCGTGCGGCGGAGCCGTGGAGAGCCTACCTGGAGGGCGAGTGCCTGGAGTGGCTCCGCAGATACCTGGAGAACGGGAAGGAGACGCTGCAGCGCGCGG ACCCCCCCAAGACACATGTGACCCACCACCCCGTCTCTGACCATGAGGCCACCCTGAGGTGCTGGGCCCTGGGCTTCTACCCTGCGGGGATCACACTGACATGGAAGCGGGATGGGGAGGACCAAACTCAGGACACGGAGCTCGTGGAGACCAGGCCTGCAGGAGATGGAACCTTCCAGAAGTGGGCGGCTGTGGTGGTGCCTTCTGGAGAGGAGCAGAGATACACCTGTCATGTGCAGCATGAGGGTCTGCCCAAGCCCCTCACCTTGAGATGGG AGCCGTCTTCCCAGTCCACCATCCCCACCGTGGGCATCGTTGCTGGCCTGGTTCTCCTTGGAACTGTGGTCACTGGAGCTGTGGTTGCTGCTGtgatgtggaggaggaagagctcAGGTAAGGAAGGGGTGAGGA GTCCTGTTTTTGTTCTACTCCAGGCAGTGACAGTGCCCAGGGCTCTGATGTGTCTCTCACGGCTTGTAAAG AGGTGCAGCTTCATTCCCTCCCTGTGA
- the MAMU-A gene encoding major histocompatibility complex, class I, A isoform X22, which yields MRYFYTSMSRPGRGQPRFIAVGYVDDTQFVRFDSDAASQRMEPRAPWVEQEGPEYWDSQTRIMKADTQSYRESLRNLRGYYNQSEAGSHTIQRMLGCDLGPDGRLLRGYHQHAYDGKDYIALNEDLRSWTAADLAAQNTQRKWEAARAAEPWRAYLEGECLEWLRRYLENGKETLQRADPPKTHVTHHPVSDHEATLRCWALGFYPAGITLTWKRDGEDQTQDTELVETRPAGDGTFQKWAAVVVPSGEEQRYTCHVQHEGLPKPLTLRWEPSSQSTIPTVGIVAGLVLLGTVVTGAVVAAVMWRRKSSGKEGVRSPVFVLLQAVTVPRALMCLSRLVKRCSFIPSL from the exons ATGAGGTATTTCTACACCTCCATGTCCCGGCCCGGCCGCGGGCAGCCCCGCTTCATCGCCGTGGGCTACGTGGACGACACGCAGTTCGTGCGGTTCGACAGCGACGCCGCGAGCCAAAGGATGGAGCCGCGGGCGCCGTGGGTGGAGCAGGAGGGTCCAGAGTATTGGGACTCGCAGACACGGATCATGAAGGCCGACACACAGAGCTACCGAGAGAGCCTGCGGAACCTCCGCGGCTACTACAACCAGAGCGAGGCCG GGTCTCACACCATCCAGAGGATGCTTGGCTGCGACCTGGGGCCCGACGGGCGCCTCCTCCGCGGGTATCACCAGCACGCCTACGACGGCAAGGATTACATCGCCCTGAACGAGGACCTGCGCTCCTGGACCGCCGCGGACTTGGCGGCTCAGAACACCCAGCGCAAGTGGGAGGCGGCCCGTGCGGCGGAGCCGTGGAGAGCCTACCTGGAGGGCGAGTGCCTGGAGTGGCTCCGCAGATACCTGGAGAACGGGAAGGAGACGCTGCAGCGCGCGG ACCCCCCCAAGACACATGTGACCCACCACCCCGTCTCTGACCATGAGGCCACCCTGAGGTGCTGGGCCCTGGGCTTCTACCCTGCGGGGATCACACTGACATGGAAGCGGGATGGGGAGGACCAAACTCAGGACACGGAGCTCGTGGAGACCAGGCCTGCAGGAGATGGAACCTTCCAGAAGTGGGCGGCTGTGGTGGTGCCTTCTGGAGAGGAGCAGAGATACACCTGTCATGTGCAGCATGAGGGTCTGCCCAAGCCCCTCACCTTGAGATGGG AGCCGTCTTCCCAGTCCACCATCCCCACCGTGGGCATCGTTGCTGGCCTGGTTCTCCTTGGAACTGTGGTCACTGGAGCTGTGGTTGCTGCTGtgatgtggaggaggaagagctcAGGTAAGGAAGGGGTGAGGA GTCCTGTTTTTGTTCTACTCCAGGCAGTGACAGTGCCCAGGGCTCTGATGTGTCTCTCACGGCTTGTAAAG AGGTGCAGCTTCATTCCCTCCCTGTGA
- the MAMU-A gene encoding major histocompatibility complex, class I, A isoform X3 yields MAVMAPRTLLLVLSGVLALTQTRAGSHSMRYFYTSMSRPGRGQPRFIAVGYVDDTQFVRFDSDAASQRMEPRAPWVEQEGPEYWDSQTRIMKADTQSYRESLRNLRGYYNQSEAGSHTIQRMLGCDLGPDGRLLRGYHQHAYDGKDYIALNEDLRSWTAADLAAQNTQRKWEAARAAEPWRAYLEGECLEWLRRYLENGKETLQRADPPKTHVTHHPVSDHEATLRCWALGFYPAGITLTWKRDGEDQTQDTELVETRPAGDGTFQKWAAVVVPSGEEQRYTCHVQHEGLPKPLTLRWEPSSQSTIPTVGIVAGLVLLGTVVTGAVVAAVMWRRKSSGKEGVRSPVFVLLQAVTVPRALMCLSRLVKCETANLCGTARQDYAFSL; encoded by the exons ATGGCGGTCATGGCGCCCCGAACCCTCCTCCTGGTGCTCTCAGGGGTCCTGGCCCTGACCCAGACCCGGGCGG GCTCCCACTCCATGAGGTATTTCTACACCTCCATGTCCCGGCCCGGCCGCGGGCAGCCCCGCTTCATCGCCGTGGGCTACGTGGACGACACGCAGTTCGTGCGGTTCGACAGCGACGCCGCGAGCCAAAGGATGGAGCCGCGGGCGCCGTGGGTGGAGCAGGAGGGTCCAGAGTATTGGGACTCGCAGACACGGATCATGAAGGCCGACACACAGAGCTACCGAGAGAGCCTGCGGAACCTCCGCGGCTACTACAACCAGAGCGAGGCCG GGTCTCACACCATCCAGAGGATGCTTGGCTGCGACCTGGGGCCCGACGGGCGCCTCCTCCGCGGGTATCACCAGCACGCCTACGACGGCAAGGATTACATCGCCCTGAACGAGGACCTGCGCTCCTGGACCGCCGCGGACTTGGCGGCTCAGAACACCCAGCGCAAGTGGGAGGCGGCCCGTGCGGCGGAGCCGTGGAGAGCCTACCTGGAGGGCGAGTGCCTGGAGTGGCTCCGCAGATACCTGGAGAACGGGAAGGAGACGCTGCAGCGCGCGG ACCCCCCCAAGACACATGTGACCCACCACCCCGTCTCTGACCATGAGGCCACCCTGAGGTGCTGGGCCCTGGGCTTCTACCCTGCGGGGATCACACTGACATGGAAGCGGGATGGGGAGGACCAAACTCAGGACACGGAGCTCGTGGAGACCAGGCCTGCAGGAGATGGAACCTTCCAGAAGTGGGCGGCTGTGGTGGTGCCTTCTGGAGAGGAGCAGAGATACACCTGTCATGTGCAGCATGAGGGTCTGCCCAAGCCCCTCACCTTGAGATGGG AGCCGTCTTCCCAGTCCACCATCCCCACCGTGGGCATCGTTGCTGGCCTGGTTCTCCTTGGAACTGTGGTCACTGGAGCTGTGGTTGCTGCTGtgatgtggaggaggaagagctcAGGTAAGGAAGGGGTGAGGA GTCCTGTTTTTGTTCTACTCCAGGCAGTGACAGTGCCCAGGGCTCTGATGTGTCTCTCACGGCTTGTAAAG TGTGAGACAGCTAACTTGTGTGGGACTGCGAGGCAAGATTACGCCTTCTCTTTGTGA